A single genomic interval of Haloterrigena salifodinae harbors:
- a CDS encoding PAS domain-containing sensor histidine kinase, whose protein sequence is MSERVGASDADWNGDAEALQQFRTLVATVDGGVYQLDTDGRFVAVDADFRELVGYERDDLRGEHVSFVLSETDAERLEERLAERAATRDRRGEPFDLEATIRTGEGDSIPCELRIGPLTDDGESQGAIVIVRDVGERRRRRRRDRELEQYRAITEAASDVIVTIDGESTIRTINPAVETVFGYEPDDLVGESLTTLMPDRLVDRHREVLTRYLEGGGQTLDWEYVELPGVRADGTEIPLAVSFSEVEYEGERYFTGIIRDVSERKARERELQQKERRYEAVFEDPNILVGLLEPDGTVLDINGTAMEYIDADLEDVTGELFWETPWWGEGDDARADAKRWTEQAAAGEYVDFEADLTRPDGERYALSGYFRPVTNDDGEVVSIIVSDRDVTERKERERELELFRTLLDHSTDSVLVVDPETGRYLDVNDTACERRGYSRSEFLDLTVPDLETEIPDHEAWRSFVEELRDEGQLTFGGTHRRKDGTTYPVEVNAAYIELDREYVLAVARDVTERRQYERKLEERERQLSTLMDNVPGMVYRCRNERGWPMEFVSDACLEITGYDPAALERGDVSYGEDIMVEADRDRVWNAVQRAIDDREPFSETYRIETDDGDRRWVWSYGRGVFDDSGTLIDLEGIIADVTERKRRERELEQYRRIVETVDEGVYVLDSDSRFVTVNEAFASMLGTDRESLIGTHASVAFGEEQVAKGDDLQREILAGETDAAELEERLLTDDEPIPVVSRFQPLEIGDDVGRVGVVRDVTDRNQRKRELERYAEQLETLFDVLPVGVVVANADGEIVEANDVAHEIWGGDVFDADSVDEYARYPVRWADSGEPVAPEEMTPARVAAGEAVAEPDVVEIDADGTERIVELEGMPIRDEDGDVIRGVVTMSDITERIERERRLEELVERLEESNERLEQFAYAASHDLQEPLRMVSSYLQLIENRYGDDLDADGREFLEFAVDGAERMKAMIEGLLEYSRVDTRGDPLEPVALDAVLEEVLADLQFTIEEHDAEIRSEPLPRVDGDAGQLRQLFQNLLDNAIEYSGDEPPRIEITAERRGDRWTISVADEGIGLEAEDQERIFDVFQRLHSRDEHAGTGIGLALCERIVERHGGEIWVKSEPGEGATFSFTLLAADDAA, encoded by the coding sequence ATGAGTGAACGAGTGGGGGCCTCCGACGCGGACTGGAACGGTGACGCGGAGGCGCTCCAGCAGTTTCGAACGCTGGTGGCGACCGTCGACGGCGGTGTTTACCAGCTCGATACTGACGGTCGCTTCGTCGCAGTCGACGCCGACTTCCGCGAACTGGTCGGTTACGAGCGCGACGACCTCCGCGGCGAACACGTTTCGTTCGTGCTCTCCGAGACCGACGCCGAACGACTCGAGGAACGACTCGCCGAGCGAGCGGCGACGCGCGACCGACGAGGCGAGCCGTTCGACCTCGAGGCGACGATCCGTACCGGCGAGGGCGACTCGATCCCGTGCGAGCTCCGGATCGGGCCGCTGACCGACGACGGCGAGTCGCAGGGGGCCATCGTCATCGTCCGGGACGTCGGCGAGCGACGACGGCGACGACGGCGCGACCGCGAACTGGAACAGTACCGCGCGATCACGGAGGCGGCCAGCGACGTGATCGTTACGATCGACGGGGAGAGCACGATTCGAACGATCAACCCCGCGGTCGAGACCGTCTTCGGCTACGAGCCGGACGACCTCGTCGGCGAGTCGCTGACGACGCTCATGCCCGACCGACTGGTCGACCGACACCGCGAGGTGCTGACTCGGTATCTGGAAGGGGGCGGCCAGACGCTCGACTGGGAGTACGTCGAACTGCCGGGGGTTCGCGCCGACGGTACCGAGATCCCGCTGGCGGTCTCGTTCAGCGAGGTCGAGTACGAGGGCGAGCGGTACTTCACCGGCATCATCCGCGACGTCTCCGAGCGGAAGGCCCGCGAGCGCGAACTCCAGCAGAAGGAGCGCCGGTACGAGGCGGTCTTCGAGGACCCGAACATCCTCGTCGGACTGCTCGAGCCCGACGGGACGGTCCTCGACATCAACGGGACGGCCATGGAGTACATCGACGCCGACCTCGAGGACGTGACCGGCGAGTTGTTCTGGGAGACGCCGTGGTGGGGCGAGGGCGACGACGCGAGAGCCGACGCCAAACGGTGGACCGAGCAGGCTGCGGCCGGCGAGTACGTCGACTTCGAGGCCGACCTCACTCGCCCCGACGGGGAGCGATACGCCTTGAGCGGCTACTTCAGGCCCGTCACGAACGACGACGGCGAGGTCGTCTCCATCATCGTCTCCGATCGCGACGTCACCGAACGCAAGGAACGCGAGCGCGAACTCGAGCTGTTTCGAACCCTGCTCGATCACTCCACCGACAGCGTGCTGGTGGTCGACCCGGAGACGGGCCGGTACCTCGACGTCAACGACACCGCCTGCGAGCGGCGGGGCTACTCGCGGTCGGAGTTCCTCGATCTCACGGTCCCCGATCTCGAGACCGAGATTCCCGACCACGAGGCGTGGCGGTCGTTCGTCGAGGAGCTTCGCGACGAGGGCCAGCTCACCTTCGGTGGCACCCACCGGCGCAAGGACGGCACCACCTACCCCGTGGAGGTCAACGCCGCCTACATCGAACTCGACCGGGAGTACGTCCTCGCCGTCGCCCGCGACGTCACCGAGCGCCGCCAGTACGAGCGCAAACTCGAGGAACGCGAGCGCCAGCTCTCGACGCTGATGGACAACGTCCCCGGGATGGTCTATCGCTGTCGCAACGAGCGGGGATGGCCGATGGAGTTCGTCAGCGACGCCTGCCTCGAGATCACCGGCTACGACCCCGCGGCCCTCGAGCGCGGCGACGTCAGCTACGGGGAGGACATCATGGTCGAGGCGGACCGCGACAGGGTGTGGAACGCGGTTCAGCGGGCGATCGACGATCGAGAACCGTTCTCGGAGACCTACCGGATCGAGACCGACGACGGCGACCGACGCTGGGTCTGGTCGTACGGCCGCGGCGTCTTCGACGACTCGGGAACGCTGATCGACCTCGAGGGGATCATCGCCGACGTCACCGAGCGCAAGCGACGCGAGCGCGAGCTCGAGCAGTACCGCCGGATCGTCGAGACGGTCGACGAAGGCGTCTACGTCCTCGACAGCGACAGCCGATTCGTCACGGTCAACGAGGCGTTCGCGTCGATGCTGGGGACCGATCGGGAGTCGCTGATCGGCACCCACGCGTCGGTCGCGTTTGGCGAGGAGCAGGTCGCGAAGGGCGACGACCTCCAGCGGGAGATTCTCGCGGGCGAGACCGACGCCGCCGAACTCGAGGAACGGCTCCTGACCGACGACGAGCCGATCCCAGTCGTGAGTCGATTTCAGCCGCTTGAAATCGGCGATGACGTCGGTCGCGTCGGCGTCGTCCGCGACGTCACCGACCGAAACCAGCGCAAACGCGAACTCGAGCGGTACGCGGAGCAACTCGAGACGCTGTTCGACGTGTTGCCGGTCGGCGTCGTCGTCGCGAACGCCGACGGCGAGATCGTCGAGGCCAACGACGTCGCTCACGAGATCTGGGGCGGCGACGTCTTCGACGCCGACTCCGTCGACGAGTACGCGCGGTATCCGGTCCGGTGGGCCGATTCCGGGGAGCCGGTCGCCCCCGAGGAGATGACGCCGGCCCGGGTCGCCGCCGGCGAGGCGGTCGCCGAACCCGACGTCGTCGAGATCGACGCCGACGGCACGGAACGGATCGTCGAACTCGAGGGGATGCCGATCCGCGACGAGGACGGTGACGTGATCCGCGGGGTCGTCACCATGAGCGACATCACCGAGCGGATCGAGCGCGAGCGCCGCCTCGAGGAACTGGTCGAGCGACTCGAAGAGTCAAATGAGCGCCTCGAGCAGTTCGCCTACGCGGCCAGCCACGACTTGCAGGAACCCCTGCGGATGGTCTCGAGCTACCTGCAACTGATCGAGAACCGCTACGGTGACGATCTCGACGCGGACGGGCGGGAGTTCCTCGAGTTCGCCGTCGACGGCGCCGAGCGCATGAAGGCGATGATCGAGGGCCTCCTCGAGTACTCCCGGGTCGATACGCGAGGCGACCCCCTCGAGCCGGTCGCCCTGGACGCCGTGCTCGAAGAGGTCCTCGCCGACCTGCAGTTCACGATCGAGGAGCACGACGCCGAAATCCGCAGTGAGCCGCTGCCCCGCGTCGACGGCGACGCCGGCCAGTTGCGCCAACTCTTCCAGAACCTGCTGGACAACGCCATCGAGTACAGCGGCGACGAGCCGCCGCGGATCGAGATCACCGCCGAGCGCCGCGGCGACCGGTGGACGATTTCGGTCGCGGACGAGGGGATCGGCCTCGAGGCCGAAGACCAGGAGCGGATCTTTGACGTCTTTCAACGTCTCCACAGCCGCGACGAACACGCTGGAACCGGAATCGGTTTGGCGCTCTGCGAGCGGATCGTCGAACGCCACGGCGGCGAGATCTGGGTCAAGTCGGAGCCCGGTGAGGGCGCGACGTTCTCGTTTACGCTGCTGGCGGCCGACGACGCGGCGTAA
- the ftsZ gene encoding cell division protein FtsZ → MQDIVQDALENAEQESREMEDMDEDEFGEPRIVIVGAGGAGNNTINRLYNIGVDGADTVAINTDKQHLKMIEADTKILVGKSLTNGLGAGGDPSMGERATEMAQSTIKEVLGDADLVFVTAGMGGGTGTGAAPVVSKIAKEQGAIVVGMVSTPFNVERARTVKAEEGLEKLREQADSIIVLDNNRLLDYVPNLPIGKAFSVMDQIIAETVKGISETITQPSLINLDYADMSTIMNQGGVAVMLVGETQDKNKTDEVVKDAMNHPLLDVDYRGASGGLVHITGGPDLTLKEAEGIADNITERLEASANVIWGARIQDNYKGKVRVMAIMTGVQSAQVLGPTTQKQADKSRKSIEGFNQADFDASNNVEEAGSRTRGSNAHSDGGREEVEKQHGVDVIR, encoded by the coding sequence ATGCAGGATATCGTTCAAGACGCACTCGAAAACGCCGAACAGGAGTCCCGCGAGATGGAAGACATGGACGAGGACGAGTTCGGTGAACCTCGAATCGTCATCGTCGGTGCGGGCGGTGCGGGTAACAATACGATCAACCGGCTGTACAACATCGGCGTCGACGGTGCCGACACCGTGGCGATCAACACGGACAAGCAACACCTGAAGATGATCGAGGCCGACACGAAGATCTTGGTCGGCAAGTCCCTCACCAACGGGCTCGGCGCTGGCGGCGACCCATCGATGGGCGAACGCGCGACCGAGATGGCCCAGAGCACGATCAAGGAGGTCCTCGGCGACGCGGACCTCGTGTTCGTGACCGCCGGGATGGGTGGCGGAACCGGTACCGGTGCCGCTCCCGTCGTCTCCAAGATCGCCAAGGAGCAGGGTGCGATCGTCGTCGGCATGGTCTCGACGCCCTTTAACGTCGAACGTGCGCGTACGGTCAAGGCCGAGGAAGGCCTCGAGAAACTGCGCGAGCAGGCCGACTCGATCATCGTACTCGACAACAATCGACTGCTCGACTACGTCCCGAACCTCCCGATCGGCAAGGCGTTCTCGGTGATGGACCAGATCATCGCCGAGACCGTCAAGGGCATCTCGGAGACGATCACCCAGCCCTCGCTGATCAACCTGGACTACGCCGACATGTCGACGATCATGAACCAGGGCGGCGTTGCCGTCATGCTGGTCGGCGAAACCCAGGACAAGAACAAGACCGACGAGGTCGTCAAGGACGCGATGAACCACCCGCTGCTGGACGTCGACTACCGCGGCGCCTCCGGCGGATTGGTCCACATCACTGGCGGCCCCGACCTCACGCTGAAAGAGGCCGAGGGCATCGCGGACAACATCACCGAGCGTCTCGAGGCCTCGGCGAACGTCATCTGGGGCGCGCGGATCCAGGACAACTACAAGGGCAAGGTGCGGGTCATGGCGATCATGACCGGCGTCCAGAGCGCGCAGGTGCTCGGTCCGACGACTCAGAAGCAGGCCGACAAGTCCCGCAAGAGCATCGAGGGATTCAACCAGGCCGACTTCGACGCGAGCAACAACGTCGAGGAGGCGGGCTCGCGGACGCGAGGCTCCAACGCGCACAGCGACGGCGGCCGCGAAGAGGTCGAGAAACAGCACGGCGTCGACGTGATCCGGTAA
- a CDS encoding double zinc ribbon domain-containing protein — translation MSKITFRADDDLVDELEALEISKSEAMREALRSYLGADGRSERDGAASEAGTGAIDELIRRRVDERIDERLRELDDRGARTRDRRGPNEVSVTVSLADDARDERPEPAGDRERSVTHQSDDQVENTAPATTDEQPAVDDGPVQCGQCGEEVADDHVFCPNCGEKASRRLFCECGDEVRSDWSFCPGCGRRTPAADVLGRDTPS, via the coding sequence ATGAGTAAAATCACGTTCCGCGCCGACGACGACCTCGTCGACGAACTCGAGGCGCTCGAGATCTCCAAGAGCGAAGCGATGCGAGAGGCGCTGCGCTCGTATCTCGGGGCCGACGGGCGGTCGGAACGTGACGGCGCGGCGAGCGAGGCCGGGACGGGCGCGATCGACGAACTGATTCGCCGGCGGGTCGACGAACGGATCGACGAACGCCTTCGGGAGCTAGATGATCGGGGTGCCCGCACGCGCGACCGCCGCGGACCGAACGAGGTTTCCGTTACCGTTTCGCTCGCGGACGACGCCCGCGACGAGCGGCCAGAACCCGCGGGCGACCGCGAGCGTAGCGTCACCCATCAGTCGGACGATCAGGTTGAGAACACCGCCCCCGCCACTACGGACGAGCAGCCGGCGGTAGACGATGGTCCCGTCCAGTGTGGACAGTGTGGCGAGGAGGTTGCGGACGACCACGTCTTCTGTCCCAACTGCGGGGAGAAGGCGTCGCGGCGGCTGTTCTGTGAGTGCGGTGACGAGGTCCGTTCGGACTGGTCGTTCTGTCCCGGCTGCGGTCGTCGGACGCCGGCGGCGGACGTGCTTGGACGTGACACTCCGTCATAA
- a CDS encoding sensor histidine kinase produces MESRTSRLRSAVGIAFTYLLVGVSWIIVTDYVVLELVGDPQTTARLQTAKGWLFVIGSTGLVYALVRSNQRRHERTTDRLEHALQQTSVLHRLLRHNLRNNCNVIRGNAELLEANDEVPADVDPYLAEIKHQTDRLVELGSKTRCLRDAVLDGDEPVRRLDLTAAIDAVVDDVRDGYPAVTIDTDRPETCYVRTTPKIERALRELLGNAIEHSERADPAVRIAVRRTGEGVDIVVDDDGPGLPATERTVLEEGIESPMIHSEGLGLWIVRTIVVQAGGSVKLVEKSSGTTIVLSLPD; encoded by the coding sequence ATGGAATCGAGGACCAGTCGACTTCGAAGCGCCGTCGGAATCGCGTTCACGTACCTTCTCGTCGGGGTGTCGTGGATCATCGTTACTGACTACGTCGTGCTGGAACTGGTCGGCGATCCGCAGACGACGGCGCGGCTCCAGACTGCGAAGGGCTGGCTCTTCGTCATCGGGTCGACCGGTCTGGTCTACGCGCTCGTACGCTCGAATCAACGGCGCCACGAACGGACGACCGACCGACTCGAGCACGCGCTCCAGCAGACGAGCGTGCTGCACCGACTCCTGCGGCACAACCTGCGGAACAACTGTAACGTCATCCGGGGCAACGCCGAACTCCTCGAGGCGAACGACGAGGTTCCGGCGGACGTCGACCCGTACCTCGCGGAGATCAAACACCAGACGGATCGACTGGTCGAACTCGGATCCAAGACGCGGTGTCTCCGGGACGCCGTCCTCGACGGGGACGAGCCGGTTCGCCGGCTGGACCTCACCGCGGCGATCGACGCCGTCGTCGACGACGTCCGCGATGGCTATCCGGCAGTGACGATCGACACCGACCGTCCCGAGACGTGTTACGTGCGGACGACGCCGAAGATCGAACGCGCGCTCCGGGAACTGCTCGGCAACGCCATCGAACACAGCGAGCGGGCGGATCCCGCGGTTCGCATCGCGGTTCGGCGAACGGGCGAGGGCGTCGATATCGTCGTCGACGACGACGGCCCCGGGCTGCCGGCGACCGAGCGAACCGTCCTCGAGGAGGGGATCGAGTCGCCGATGATCCACTCGGAGGGGCTTGGCCTCTGGATCGTTCGGACGATCGTCGTGCAGGCCGGCGGTAGTGTGAAACTGGTCGAGAAGTCGTCGGGGACGACCATCGTGCTCTCGCTTCCGGACTGA
- a CDS encoding ribbon-helix-helix domain-containing protein — translation MERVTLRIPKQQIEEVEQLVDSGEFPNRSEAIRSAVREMINEQSDGPSEQSGKHNWAKV, via the coding sequence ATGGAGCGTGTGACACTGCGAATTCCGAAACAGCAGATCGAGGAGGTCGAACAACTGGTCGACTCGGGCGAGTTCCCGAACCGGAGCGAAGCGATCCGGTCGGCCGTTCGCGAGATGATCAACGAACAGAGCGACGGACCGAGCGAGCAGTCCGGCAAACACAACTGGGCCAAGGTGTAA
- a CDS encoding double zinc ribbon domain-containing protein, which translates to MPNYCPYCGSHLEYDRIGEETDRDGHADETRGAERPTNCPDCGAPNDPDRTTCDYCDAAL; encoded by the coding sequence TTGCCCAACTACTGTCCCTACTGCGGTTCGCACCTCGAGTACGACAGGATCGGCGAAGAAACGGATCGCGACGGCCACGCGGACGAGACGAGAGGCGCCGAGCGGCCGACGAACTGTCCGGATTGCGGCGCGCCGAACGATCCAGATCGCACGACGTGTGACTACTGCGATGCCGCCTTGTGA
- a CDS encoding enolase C-terminal domain-like protein codes for MAPEITRVETMEFEYPLEDLGTDGNGFNLVYEPGSTLQATQLALKVHTDVDVTGEYVLVTSTAPDQIETYAEYLVEKNPLKRERHWSEIKRALRKYDRMGIGPLDIALWDFAGKYYDAPIHELLGTYQTEFPAYASTYHGDENGGLDSPEAFADFAEECLELGYQGFKIHGWGGSDEARDIQREVETVHAVGERVGDEMDLMFDPACEYETFADALKVGRACDDHDFFWYEDPYRDGGISQHGHRKLGEMLETPLLQTEHVRGLEPHADFVVNDATDFVRTDPEYDAGITGAMKVVHMAEAFGLDVEFHAPGPAHRHCIAATRNTNYYELALVHPDCNNTTPPIYEGGYSDQLEAIDETGRVEVPDGPGLGVDYNWDYIEDNLTGDVHVFD; via the coding sequence ATGGCCCCGGAAATTACGCGTGTCGAGACGATGGAGTTCGAGTATCCCCTCGAAGACCTTGGAACGGACGGCAACGGCTTCAACCTGGTGTACGAACCGGGTTCCACCCTCCAGGCGACCCAACTCGCGCTCAAGGTTCACACCGACGTCGACGTCACCGGCGAGTACGTTCTCGTCACGTCGACCGCGCCCGACCAGATCGAGACGTACGCGGAGTACCTCGTCGAGAAGAACCCCTTGAAGCGCGAGCGCCACTGGAGCGAGATCAAACGCGCGCTCCGCAAGTACGACCGGATGGGGATCGGGCCGCTCGATATCGCGTTGTGGGACTTCGCCGGCAAGTACTACGACGCGCCAATCCACGAGCTGCTCGGCACCTACCAGACTGAATTTCCGGCCTACGCCTCCACCTACCACGGCGACGAGAACGGGGGCCTCGACTCGCCGGAGGCGTTTGCGGACTTCGCCGAGGAGTGTCTCGAGCTGGGCTACCAGGGGTTCAAGATCCACGGCTGGGGCGGCAGCGACGAAGCTCGCGACATCCAGCGGGAAGTCGAGACCGTCCACGCCGTCGGCGAGCGCGTCGGCGACGAGATGGATCTCATGTTCGATCCGGCCTGCGAGTACGAGACCTTCGCGGACGCGCTCAAGGTCGGCCGCGCCTGCGACGATCACGACTTCTTCTGGTACGAGGATCCCTACCGCGACGGCGGCATCTCCCAGCACGGCCACCGGAAACTCGGCGAGATGCTCGAGACGCCGCTTCTCCAGACCGAACACGTCCGCGGGCTGGAACCTCACGCGGACTTCGTCGTCAACGACGCGACCGACTTCGTCCGGACCGATCCCGAGTACGACGCCGGCATCACCGGCGCGATGAAAGTCGTCCACATGGCCGAAGCGTTCGGGCTGGACGTCGAGTTCCACGCGCCCGGGCCAGCCCACCGCCACTGTATCGCCGCCACCCGGAATACGAATTACTACGAACTCGCGCTGGTCCATCCCGACTGCAACAACACCACGCCGCCCATCTACGAGGGCGGGTACTCCGACCAACTCGAGGCCATCGACGAGACCGGTCGCGTCGAAGTCCCAGACGGCCCCGGACTCGGCGTCGACTATAACTGGGACTACATCGAGGACAACCTGACCGGCGACGTCCACGTCTTCGATTGA
- the ncsA gene encoding tRNA 2-thiolation protein NcsA — MDCNRCGEEAVMHAAYSGAHLCADHFRESVEKRVRRRVRRDDLVPRDATPENPQTWVIGLSGGKDSVVLTQILHDTFAEDPRIELVGLTIHEGIEGYRDKSIDACVELADDLEIRHELVSYEEEFGVRMDDVVEDDPENMAACAYCGVFRRDLLEEYAEKLEADLLLTGHNLDDEAQTALMNFLEGDVEQIAKHFDASLGALSEREEQVEFVPRAKPLRDVPEKEVALYAHINDLPAHITECPHASEAYRGEIQQLLYDLEENHPGTRHSILAGYEDLASIAADEFSGDDGADLRECVECGSTTTREICRKCSLLESLA, encoded by the coding sequence ATGGACTGTAACCGGTGTGGCGAGGAGGCGGTGATGCACGCCGCCTACTCTGGGGCACACCTCTGTGCGGATCACTTCCGCGAGTCGGTCGAGAAGCGAGTGCGCCGCCGGGTGCGGCGGGACGATCTGGTTCCGCGAGACGCGACGCCCGAAAACCCCCAGACGTGGGTGATCGGCCTCTCCGGCGGCAAGGACAGCGTCGTCCTGACGCAGATCCTTCACGACACGTTCGCCGAGGACCCGCGTATCGAACTCGTCGGCTTGACGATCCACGAGGGGATCGAGGGCTACCGCGACAAGTCGATCGACGCCTGCGTCGAACTCGCCGACGACCTGGAGATCCGCCACGAACTCGTCTCCTACGAGGAGGAGTTCGGCGTCCGGATGGACGACGTCGTCGAGGACGACCCCGAGAACATGGCCGCCTGCGCCTACTGCGGCGTCTTCCGCCGTGACCTCCTGGAGGAGTACGCCGAGAAACTCGAGGCCGACCTCCTGCTGACCGGCCACAATCTCGACGACGAGGCCCAGACGGCGCTGATGAACTTCCTCGAGGGCGACGTCGAGCAGATCGCGAAACACTTCGACGCCAGCCTCGGTGCCCTCTCCGAACGCGAGGAACAGGTGGAGTTCGTTCCGCGTGCCAAGCCGCTGCGGGACGTCCCCGAAAAGGAGGTCGCCCTCTACGCCCACATAAACGACCTCCCCGCCCACATCACGGAGTGTCCCCACGCGAGCGAGGCCTACCGCGGCGAGATCCAGCAGTTGCTGTACGACTTGGAGGAGAACCATCCCGGTACCCGCCACTCGATCCTCGCGGGCTACGAGGATCTGGCCTCGATCGCCGCCGACGAGTTCAGCGGCGACGACGGCGCCGACCTCCGGGAGTGCGTCGAATGCGGCTCGACGACGACCCGCGAGATCTGTCGAAAGTGTTCGCTGCTCGAGTCGCTGGCCTGA